Sequence from the Candidatus Paceibacterota bacterium genome:
GGGCATTCAAGTAGACCTCGATGAACTGGTCGGCGGCCAGGCTGCGGCGGATTGTGTCGCGGTCGGCGCGATAGGGGGAGATGAAGGCCGTCACGCAAATGACGCCTGCGTCGGCAAAAAGTCTGGCGACCTCGCCAACGCGGCGGATGTTCTCGCGGCGGTCCTCGGGCGAAAAGGCCAGGTCGGCGCACAAGCCGTGGCGGACGTTGTCGCCGTCTAGGACATAGACCAGCTTGCCTCGCTCGAACAGTTCCCGCTCCAGCTCGGCGGCGATGGTCGTCTTGCCCGAGCACGAAAGGCCGGTCAGCCATACCACGCGCCCGGAATGGCCGTGGCGCAGGGTTCGCTGCGCGGCGGTTACCCGGCCTGCGGTCCAGTAGATGTTGGGGCTCTTGTGCAGGGAGTCGGCCGTGCGGCGCGGGTAGTTGCCGGGCAGGATCACGCCGCCGCCCGCGATGTCGAAGCCGTCCACAAGGACGAAGCGGCCCGTGACCGCCGCCTCGGAGATGGTGTCGAAGGCGACCGGGCTCATTGTTCTTAGCACAAGCTCGGCCGCTTCGTGGCGATTGACCACGGGCTCGCCGGGGCGTTCGACGGTTTGGAGCGTGGCGGCGTCAATGACCCGCTCGATTTTCTCAATCTGACACCGAGCCTCCTGCGTGGCGAGCTTGAGCCGGTAGTTCCGGCCCGGCGCGAAGGGGTGTTTTCCCAGCCAGAACACGCGCGCCCTGAAGCTGGTGAGCGCGTAGGGGGGCGTGTTCTCCAGGGCGCCGATGGCGCCTCGCTCCACGAACACCTGCTCGGTGAGCGTGACCCCGATGCTCTCGCCCGCCTCGGCGCAGTCGCGCGCGGGGACATTCCAGCGCTCAATCGTCTTCACGGCGCTGGTCTTGTAGCTCGGGGCGAAAACCAGCCGGTCGCCGACTTTGAGGCAGCCGCTCTCAACGCGCCCCGCCAGGATGCGCCGTTCGTCGAAGCGATACACATCCTGAACAGGGAACCGCAGCGGTTGGTTGCCGGGCGGCCGGGCAGCCTCGAATTGGTCCAGCGCCTCCACGACCGTCGGACCTTTCCACCAGGGCAGGTTTTTGCCGGGCGCGCTGATGTTGTCACCGTGGCGAGCGGAGATGGGTATGACGATGCGGGGCCGGAGGCTCAGTTGCTGGAGCCAGGCGCAATACTCAGTCTCGATGGCCCGGAACCGCTCCGGCGCGTAGTTCACCAGGTCCATCTTATTGACCAGCACAACGACCTGGCGGATGCCGAGGAAGTTGAGCAGGTAGCCGTGGCGACGGGTATTCTCTTGCACCCCTTCCCGGGCGTCTATCACCACCAGGGCCGCCTCAGCCTGCGCGGCCCCGGTCACCATGTTCTTGATGAACTCCTGGTGCCCCGGCGCATCAATGATGACGTAGCGCCGCTTGGTCGTGCGGAACCAGATTTGCGCGGTATCAATGCTGATATTCTGGTCGCGCTCGGCCTGGAGCGCGTCCATGAGGTTGGCCCATTCGAAGCCGACGCCCCGGCGCCGGGCCGCCTGCTGGAGTTGTTCGAGCCGGCCTTCGGGCAGCGAACCGGTTTCGTGGAAAAGACGCCCGATGAGCGTGGATTTGCCGTGGTCCACGTGGCCGAGAATGACGATTTTGAGCTGCTCGGCGGCGTTCATCGTCAACTACATGTAACCATCCCGGCGAAGTTGCTCGAAGGCCGCCTCGCTCTCCTGGTCCTGCGCCCGGCCGGCGCGCTCGGGTATCCGGGTGCGGCGCAACTCCTCGACGATGTCGTGCACGCTGCGGGCTCCCGACTGGACGGGAAACGTGCAGGGGAAACAGCCGATGCTCCGGTAACGTTCCCCCCGGGCGTTGGCGAAGTAGAGCGGGATGACGGGGATTTGCTCGCGCTCAATATACTCCCAGATGTTCAGCTCGGTCCAATGGAGCAGCGGGTGAATGCGGATGTGAGTGCCGGGCTCGAAGTCGGTCTTGAACTGGTCCCACAATTCCGGTGGTTGGTCCTCGACGCTCCACTCCATCTGCTTGTCGCGGGGGCTGAAGTAGCGTTCCTTGGCCCGCGTGGGCTCTTCGTCGCGCCGGACGCCGACGATGACGCCCGTGAAGTGGTGCGCCTGCAGAACGACCTGGAGAGCGTCCTTCTTGAGCGTGCCGCAACATTCGACGCGGGTGGCCTTGCCCTGCGGATAGGTGCGGCCGGCCTGGAGCGCTTTGTCGTTTCTGCCCACGAGCAGCTGGAGCTTCCATTCGCGGCAAAGCCGGTCGCGGTATTCGATCATGCTCGGGATTTTGTAGCTGGTGTCGATGTGCACCAGCGGGAAGGGCACGTGGCCAAAGAAGGCCTTGCGCGCCAGCCACAACAGCACTGTCGAATCCTTGCCGACGCTCCAGAGCATGGCCAGGCGCTCAAACTTGCTGAACGCCTCGCGCAGGATGTAGATACTCTGACTCTCGAGATCGTCCAGGAGCATAGGCAAGGCCCGGCTGTGGTTGGCTCGCGGCGCGGCGCGGGTCTTACTTGCTCGGGGGCTTGGGCGAGTCGGGCTTCTTGCCGAGGGAGAGCCCCTTGGGCGGCGGCACATTGCCGGAAGGCACGAACGTGCCCCAGGTCATCCCGGACTCGGGTTTATACTCCGCAGTCTTTCCCGGCACCGGAGGGATCCGAATCAGGTGATGGCAGGTAGGGCATTCGATCTGCCGGCCGGAAGCATCCGCGTTGCACTTCATATGCTGCTGACAATGGGGACAGGAGAATTTGAACTCGCTCATAAGTCTTCGACCTGAATTCGGCCACAGGATGTACTGCCCGCCCGAAGGGCGCAAGCCGCGCGATGCCGGCGGCAGGTGCCGAGGCGCCGCTGGACAAAGGCAAGCCAGGCCTCCGTCCTGGGTGGGGCCGCCACGCCGAGGCGGCTAAACGGTGGCGCTTTCGGCGAAAGCGCCCGGTCAGACTGAGGGATTACAGCGGCAATTTCTTTTGCTTTGAGGCGCAGCACGCTTAAACTCACGGGCAGTGAAAACGTTGATCCTTCCTTTCTTGGTGGCGTCGCTGTCGCTGTCGTGCGCGGCGCGAACTGAAGTCAAACTCGGAAACGAAGTCCTCGCCGAAGAGAACTTCAAGGTGCTGCAAGGCAAGCGGATCGGGCTGATTACCAATCCCTCAGGCGTCAACCGGAATCTGGAGTCCACGGTAGAGGTGCTGCGCGCTGCGCCCGGGGTGCAGTTGGTGGCGCTGTTCGGCCCGGAGCATGGAATTTACGGCGATGTGGAGGCCGGGGACAAGGTGGATAACCAGGTGGATGCGCGCACCGGCCTGCCGGCCTATTCGTTGTATGGGAAGACCCAGAAGCCAACGCCCGAGATGCTCAAGGGGCTGGACGCGCTGGTGTATGATCTGCAGGACACGGGCTGCCGCTCCTACACTTACATCACAACGATGGGAGTGGCGATGGAGGCTTGCGGGGAAGCGGGCATCGAATTCGTGGTGCTCGACCGGCCCAATCCGCTGGGCGGGGAACGGATCGAGGGGGCGATGCTCGACCCGCAGTTTCGGTCGGGCGTAAGCCGGTGGAACGTGCCCTATGTGTATAGCCTGACGTGCGGCGAGCTGGCGCGGA
This genomic interval carries:
- the cysC gene encoding adenylyl-sulfate kinase, coding for MNAAEQLKIVILGHVDHGKSTLIGRLFHETGSLPEGRLEQLQQAARRRGVGFEWANLMDALQAERDQNISIDTAQIWFRTTKRRYVIIDAPGHQEFIKNMVTGAAQAEAALVVIDAREGVQENTRRHGYLLNFLGIRQVVVLVNKMDLVNYAPERFRAIETEYCAWLQQLSLRPRIVIPISARHGDNISAPGKNLPWWKGPTVVEALDQFEAARPPGNQPLRFPVQDVYRFDERRILAGRVESGCLKVGDRLVFAPSYKTSAVKTIERWNVPARDCAEAGESIGVTLTEQVFVERGAIGALENTPPYALTSFRARVFWLGKHPFAPGRNYRLKLATQEARCQIEKIERVIDAATLQTVERPGEPVVNRHEAAELVLRTMSPVAFDTISEAAVTGRFVLVDGFDIAGGGVILPGNYPRRTADSLHKSPNIYWTAGRVTAAQRTLRHGHSGRVVWLTGLSCSGKTTIAAELERELFERGKLVYVLDGDNVRHGLCADLAFSPEDRRENIRRVGEVARLFADAGVICVTAFISPYRADRDTIRRSLAADQFIEVYLNAPLEVCEQRDAKGLYAKAHAGEISDFTGVSAPYEPPLKPEMELLTAQLPVGECVARIMAFLANAEK
- the cysD gene encoding sulfate adenylyltransferase subunit CysD yields the protein MLLDDLESQSIYILREAFSKFERLAMLWSVGKDSTVLLWLARKAFFGHVPFPLVHIDTSYKIPSMIEYRDRLCREWKLQLLVGRNDKALQAGRTYPQGKATRVECCGTLKKDALQVVLQAHHFTGVIVGVRRDEEPTRAKERYFSPRDKQMEWSVEDQPPELWDQFKTDFEPGTHIRIHPLLHWTELNIWEYIEREQIPVIPLYFANARGERYRSIGCFPCTFPVQSGARSVHDIVEELRRTRIPERAGRAQDQESEAAFEQLRRDGYM